From the genome of Salvia splendens isolate huo1 chromosome 7, SspV2, whole genome shotgun sequence:
ACCTTCAAAAGAAGATTCGTTAAAAACTTTAATTGTCTTCGGTTACAATATTACAAAAAGGCAAACTCACAGTAACCCTTTATAGCTCATGTCCTCGACATAGGAAGTGTAAACAGCTAAACCAAACAATTACACATCTATATCATCTCCATATTTAAGTGCTATAAGTTAATCTAACTGCAAAACTCGGATAGCTTCCGAAAAGAAACCTTCTAGCTCTTCTACTAGGCACCCTGACAATCTTTAAAGATAATAAAGCATCAAATATATGATTAAAAACAATACTATGAATTACAGTGCTCCAAGAAATGGCTTTTTCTACAGAAATGTGtgattcattttaattaatgcATATGCAGAAGTGCAATGATCACTTTCATCCACAAGGAAATTTATCCATTATTTATCATAACTATAAAGGTGTGGATGGGAATGATCATTGCACTTTCTGCATatgcattaaaaaaaatggatcatGCATTTCTGTAATGTGTTTCCAAACATGCATTTAATTAACGCGTTTTTAAACACATACCATATTTATAagtccaaaaaaaaaagtttccccTACCAAGAATCTATATCCTATTTTTACCTTAAAGTAGAAAAACACCCCAAGAATTCTGAAATTCTTAATTCACACAATCCAGGCACCGAGAATGTTGAAAGATCAAACGGCTTAAGAACTAATCAACAGTAAAACAACTATTTACACAATGTTATTTTGGTGAACTATTAGAATATTCATAAGAATTGTAGAAGGAAGAAACATCTAGCGCTTCACTTGCTCATAGAATATAGAAGGAAGCTTGCACATAGAAGATAGAAGTATCGTACCAGTCCTTGCATCCCTCACACTGCACCATGAGATCATCGGGGTTATAAGGCATCTCACATTTGCAATACCTACACATATGACAGAAGCCAATAAGTTGCTTGAATTATTAGCAAAACTAATATTCActtctttattttaatactgATCCACTGAATCTTCAAATTTTTATCACTCACACAGCCACACGATCGGGAGTAAACCCTCCAGTTGCAGCCTTGTACTCAAACCTACAAAAGTAATCCTCTGTGCCGACATTCTCAAGCTTCGTGTAGTTCTTGAAGGAATGTACAATGCACTTGCCTTCGATCGTGTGAGCACTCTGCACATCGAAGTGGTCGGACAAGAACAGCTCCTTCGCGCCATGGAACTGCCTGCGACCCCCGATGGATTCCTCAGGGCGGTAGTACCACCTGACCCGTACTTTCACATTGTTCCTATGATCAGCTTCGATGTTCTCCACTTTGGCCACGTATGGAGCCTTGTCTGAGTCAGATGGCCTCATCAACACACAATCACCCGCTACAACAACACCCCACATTCTTTAGTCCAACAAACTTCAAGATTTTATCTCGAATGATGCAAGATATGCACACAATGCGCATGtgtaaacatatatatatatatatcattatAGACATGTTGTACCCGAAAATGAACACGACCCAGGAGTTGAAACACAAAAAGACTAGTTTTTTACAAGAAACACTAGTCCAACAAAAACTATACAATCAATAACTCCGAGATTCAAACTAAACTCGAGGCATAGAAATGTTAGCTGCACGCCCGCCACATACAACGCAATGCAATAGCTACGAAAGCACCAAACACACCCCACCACTTCAAGACCAAACCAGCATCCACATAAACAACTGAAATGAAGGCAACACAAAcatctagaaaaaaaattaaaactatcaaccaactccaacaataaATTACTACTTTCACATTCCCAAAAAACCAAGGTGGAGCAAAAAAATTTACTCTAAATCGTGCGCCACATAACATAAGTCACACGCATGAAAACAAACCGCGCAAGAATCACAGCCCAAGATCAAATTTTTATGATCGATAGCAGCATAAAATGAACTGGGCAGTTAGCATTGAGCCCCAAAATACccaaaaaaaatagttattaaaaaaaatagcagCAAGAGTAAAAAATCAATACGTCTAACGACTTTGTTGGTGCCCTTGATATTGTATGAATCAAGATCCTTTTTTCCAGGCTTTGTCTTCGCCATCCCTTCTTTCTCTCAGCTGAGCAGCTCGATTGAGTGACTACTTTATCTTCTGAAAAATTGGCCAAATTAAAAGATATACGGGATTTAGTTTTCACCCACGAGGTGCAGGTGAATTTGGCTTGATTATGCAGAAATAGAGATTGAGAAGTAGAAACCCTAGAACCAGAttcgaagagagagagagaagggttgGGGTGGAGGAATTTGGTGGAAGAACACTGGTTTGGAGTTCAGTCTGGCCTGGCCGTCCCTTcttgttttttccttttctttctcattttaatttttaattatgactTTTTTGTGTAAAATTTCTTAAAGAAGCTGCAATATTTTTCACATTAAGGGCATCGCAGCGGTACGGATGTCCctgcggacatcccaaaaacacctccagCCAcatcatacggacttcccactgcggatgccacgtcatacggacatcccactgcacagtggggGACATCCCGACAGACTtcccatattaaaaaaaatcacaaattcaccaatttaacaatttatggaattaaGCAATTTACGAAagtaaaatttcaacacaaatatagagaaaatgagaacactttattttaaaaaaaaacatacttaattaaaaaaatacataaaaaaattacataaatataaaaaaaaccgccttctcactcctcggattccccgccgccGGTACCCTCGTCACCGCCGCCACCCCCTCGCCGTCGCTATCCGACATCTCGTCGAACCCCAAATCGCACCGCATACTGTTGAGGGGTTTAAGCTTCCGCTTGTAATGGGGTCAGTCGCTTGACGCCATTCAAAAATGTGTTagaaagagagaaacttgttaaaacaagtggtgtgattgaaatgaagtgcaacgagacgtatttatagaaggcggaagtccgccattgcggatgctcaaAGTGGACAACTCATACTCAACTCATCTTCAACTCTCttccgccacatcagcattttatcatCAGTCTACCTTCAGTCATACTTAACCCATCTCAATTTTTACATCACTATCTCTATGATTCATTTTACGTGTTTATCAAATACTCACCCGTCCTATTGAAGATtatccacttttctttttagtttgtcccaatcaagatgactcattactaaaaatagaaatacatttctctctactttattgtctctcttactttattctctccacttcacacacaaaataaagttgcataaattctcATGCCgtaaggggtcatcttccttgggacggaggaagtactataaaagaacaaataagaaataaattgaaggaaaaaaaaaacgcatatttcattaaaaaaattctacAACCGCGTTCCATCACTAATCCCATTATCACTCAACCTCAATTCTTGCTCCAGTTGTCGCATGAGAGCCTTGTACTTCTTCTTGTCTCTCGGGTTGGTTTTGGCAGTCGATGCCTTGATCATCTCGAACAGCGTTTTCTGTTGTTGGATCTTGACGCTTTTCGCCCAATCTTCTGACCCCGCCATCGATTAGGCTTCCGATGATCCGTTGACCACTTTAACGCCTATTGGATGCATCTCAGAAGGAGGCGAAAGCAATTGATCGCCATTTTCGGTAATGTCGATGGAGTCTTGTTGTAGCATTATGACAGTGTGATCTTTAAATTTATGACGTCAAGTTCATTATGATGTCtaatctttaaatttatgtttatttattaaaaatgtagTGAGATGGGACAAGTATAACATAATTTGGTGTTGTTGAATTGAAACAAAAATGTGTTTAATCAGGTTAATCTCTTTTATGCTTAATTAAACCAATCGTTAATCTACAAGTTAGTCCTTTACTTATTTGACAATGAATTGTGGCACTtatcaaattatattatattatatgatcAGTTTTGCATTTCCATTAATTTTAGAGGGGTGTATAATCGGATTGCGAGTATTGGACCTGAGCTGGTCTGAATGAATGGGCAACTGAGCAGGGCTTGAGATTTGCCAAAATGTTAAAAGTATTGGGCCTATGAAATGACCACAGAAAGCCCAATACTGATTATAGTTGAATACAAGtagtaagtagtagtagtattactaACAATATTAATTTACTATAGTTTGTTTGAAATATCCTTATCATGCATGGTAGAAACCTTCTTATATCTGATTAAATTTTCAGACTTGATAagtattttcaaatttataaacaatataagtatataataatttgtctacaatacacataatttaaaacaaacaTTATGACTAGTCATACCACAAATTTTCTATGTTAATGGATTGcagttgaaaatgaaaatgaaaatgaaaatgtttaATAAGAGGATCGATACGGAATTGTCACACAGTAAAATCGGTGAAAACTCCAAAGATAAAAATACTGGCTCGGCAACATTGCTATTTACACCGCCACTGTGTGTTTTGAAggataattataaaaattactgCAACAAATACTTTAGAAGAAAACTTTATACTTTCACAATTCAACACGTCTTTATTGTGTAAAAGTTGATTTTTTTCCAAAGTCAAAACAATCTTctccccttttatatattggtATAAATAGCAATAAAGATATAAAGCAGAAAAGCATAGTATAAAGCTAATATACCAATATACTGAGCGGAAAAGAGTAAACCTACCAAACTTTATTAATCTTTAAGCTgtcatgcattttttttaaatgaccaGTATAATTCACAACCGCAATCTCGCCATAAGCtcttattttagaaaaaaaaaatttgt
Proteins encoded in this window:
- the LOC121811267 gene encoding chromatin remodeling protein EBS-like — its product is MAKTKPGKKDLDSYNIKGTNKVVRPGDCVLMRPSDSDKAPYVAKVENIEADHRNNVKVRVRWYYRPEESIGGRRQFHGAKELFLSDHFDVQSAHTIEGKCIVHSFKNYTKLENVGTEDYFCRFEYKAATGGFTPDRVAVYCKCEMPYNPDDLMVQCEGCKDWFHPSCMGMAIEEAKKLDHFLCSDCSSDNDAKRSLNSSLVSSDDEGKVEPKRRKR